tgttgtacacatggtggcatttgtattggaattattgaattacattgtggatgtggatatgtctcacttgagatggcttagccggttggactgagaccggactccgtgtaaaaatacggtggcattgtgagttgtggctttggcactaaagagtattaatctaaaaagatggaaagattgaattggaaactatgtgatccttacttggtgttttctttgtattcctatgaagtacttattgattactatgactgccttctctttgtttcactgttcattctactaagattggtgtttgccttacatactagtactattcgacagtactaacgtctcttttgtcgggggcgctacatctttgaatggatgtaggtggttccatcgctgATAGTGCCGATCACaaatagtggtgctctctttctctcctcacagcagtcttggtgtgCCCTATTTCTCCCAGgtgtcatgtagtccttcttttgtataagttttcacattttaaggtatagccggggctttgttgccggcattgtcatgttactcttttgtatccttagaggctccgcAGACCtttttgtgggtcatgtatgtatgttggggtggtcgttggatcaaGTTGTATCTtagaaactcaactatggcataatgtatataaggaaaatgaactagcaacgtttatatatttatataactgatctctccccgattttacaaatggtgatgcgatcccttttttGGGTTATGAATGAGTCGGATAGGAAAGggttaataggcttgctcgaccgggttcactcggttgagcgccggtcgcgctccccgaggttggggcatgacaaacttggtatcagaacctaaggttttaaagtgtcctaggatgtctcgaagccgtgtctagtagagcccttcttatcagtgtgttgtcgaccacatctataattagggggctactttgacatttaagaatgatacccttcattgttgttctatatcgtgcgatagagcggaacgtgaggttgttttcccctaactcgttcattgttctaactttcagtaaatggcacctaaaAAGAGAgcaagaattggccaagaagccaatgccacaccaggagtggttgttgatcccttacttgataatgtgggtgaggataatccccctactatcacactgcctgattcgtctactccagGACAGACTACCACAGTTCCTACACCCGCAGAGGGTGCAACAATCCCTCCCGCCGATATACCTGTTCCACCTCTAGCCCCAGCTCCAGGtcccggtatttctgatggggatcttaggggagctattcagttgctgactcagttagtagcttctcaggcccagaggtcaaatgttacATCCACCTTATTTAGCTTGCAAAAGGATTCTTCTCgttccagggtaaacaggttccttcagttagaccctccagtattcacaggtactgatcccggggcagaccctcaggatttcattgataagatgcataagactctccgagttatgcgtgctactgaagcAGAGGaagtagagttggcctcttatcgtctaaaaggggtggcatatttctggtttgaaatgtgggaagattcccgtgaggaggggagccctccggcgagatggagtgagttcgcggatgccctcatagaccatttcttgcctgccgagactaaggcagaccGTGTTatggagtttgagacccttaaacagggtagtataaatgtgtgggagtatcacatggagttcgtgcgccTGTGGAAGTATGCtgttcatatgatgccgactatggaggcaagagtgtgtcgatttgtgcagggccttagccttTTGGTTATTAATAAGGCTACCACagctgctctaaattctgacatgaactatggaaggaTTGTGGCATTTGCCCAAGCTAGGGAGGCTCAAAAgttaaagctcaggatggaacgggaaagtagtagtagggcccgatcagcgggcaaccttggggattcattcggaggtgggagatcaACTTTTCGGGGAGGATcgatcatcagggccatcccagtcttatgctcagtcttcagctagtgccccgccattagggcacggtcagcagcaggggagtcgctttaggcccggtgagggcagcagggggtcccaccatcagggccgatcaggagggagattccagcagcagctgagggccccatgccctaagtgtgcgaggatacattcgggagtctgctacctggacatgccagtatgttacggaTGCCGAATGAGAGgacatattcagagggagtgtcgtgcatcTCGTCAGGGTGCAGGCATGGGCACAGCTTagtcatccagtcctacagcTACCACATCTAGCTCGAGGCTCTTTAGCACTCGCAGGGCATggtacagctaggggtggtgcatagagtttgggaggacccatccgattctatgctatgagtggttgaTAGAGTGCGGAGGCTTCTCCGGATGTCGTCACAAGTATATTGattgttcaatctcatgatgtgtatgcccttattgatcccggatattctttgtcctatgttactccttatgttgctgcgagcttcgggatagaaccgaaacaacttcatgagccgttctctgtatctactccggttggcgagtctattatggccgcatgggtttatagggattgtgttgtcacggtgcatggtcgggataccatggccgatcttattgaactagggatgattgattttgatgtaataatgggaatggattggctttattcatgttttaccaaactcgattgccgagccagaatcatgaggcttgagtttcctaatgagccaactgttgagtgggaggagaataatgttatgccaaaaggtaggtttatttcttaccctaagtccacaaagatgatcaggaaggggtatattaaccatttagtccgagttacggacaccactgctgaggtgcctatccttgaatctgtaccaattgtgaatgaattccccgatgtatttccggatgagctccttgGAATTCCTCCCGACACCGAgcttgattttgggattgatgtgatgccgggcacgcagcctatatccattctaccttatagaatggcgccgacaaaattaaaagagctaaaggaacaactaagggatttgctagagaaaggttttgTCCGACcgagtatgtcgccttggggcgcaccggttctctttgtcaggaagaaagatggatcgttgcggatgtgtattgattaccggcaacttaacaaagtcacaatcaaaaacaaatacccattgcctagaatagatgatttgtttgatcaattacaaggtgctaagttcttctccaaaattgatttgcggtccaggtaccatcaattgaaggtaatggagcaggatattccgaaaatggctttcagaacccggtatgggcactttgaatttttggtaatgtctttcgggctaacaaatgccccggcagctttcatggatcttatgaatcgagtcttcagatcgtttcttgactcttttgtgatagtattcattgacgacatccttgtatattcacgaagtcgagaggatcacgccgaccacctcagggcaattttgcagactcttcatcaccaccacttgtatgcaaagttctcgaaatgtgaattttggcttgaatctattacattcctgggtcatgtcgtctccgaagaaggaattaaggttgattctcaaaagattgcagcagtgaaggattggcctagacctactactccaacagagattcgcagtttcttgggtttggccgagtattataggaggtttgtgaaggggttctccactcttgcctctccattgactaaattgacgcagaaggcggttaagttctagtggtccgatgcttgtgaaaggagcttccaggaattgaaattaggattgacttcggcgccggtattgaccctgccagagggcaccgaggggtttgtggtgtattgcgatgcttcaaggatcggtcttgggtgtgtattaatgcaacatagtAAGGTTATAGCATACGCTTCAACTTAAGAattatgaaaagaactatccaactcatgacttagagcttgcggcagtGGTTTTTACATTAAaattttggtgtcattatttgtatggagtccatgtagatgtattcacggactacaagagtcttcaatacattttcaaacagaaggaattgaacttaaggtagaggaggtggcttgagttgctcaaagattatgacatcgatatttTGTATCATCCATGGAAGactaatgtggtggcggatgctcttagtcggaaatctatgggtagtttggctcacttggaggcatgtcaaaggcccttagcccgggaggttcaccagttggccagtttgggagttcgtcttggggactctaatgaagggggagtgattgtgcggaatagggcAGAATCATCGCTTGCGAcagaggtcaaggagaagcaatacagtgatccagtgttggtgcagctgaaggatgggattcataaacataagactacagttttttctcttggcatggatgacggtacattacggtaccaaggacgactatgtgttccaaatgtagatggtcttcaggaaagaatcatggcagaagctcatacttctagatattccgtgcaccccgattctacaaaaatgtatcatgacctcaagaaagtttactggtggaataacatgaagaggggtgtggcggactttatggcaaaatgttcaaactgtcaacaagtgaagaccgagcatcaaagacccggtgggttagctcagagtatagaaattccaatgtggaaatgggaaatgatcaacatagattttgtggtagggtttgACTCAATTTGTNNNNNNNNNNNNNNNNNNNNNNNNNNNNNNNNNNNNNNNNNNNNNNNNNNNNNNNNNNNNNNNNNNNNNNNNNNNNNNNNNNNNNNNNNNNNNNNNNNNNNNNNNNNNNNNNNNNNNNNNNNNNNNNNNNNNNNNNNNNNNNNNNNNNNNNNNNNNNNNNNNNNNNNNNNNNNNNNNNNNNNNNNNNNNNNNNNNNNNNNatcaaggacaaggatagagttttggaagctccaaggccatttacaagatctcatgctaaagagttgcactctaaggttgctggacttcaaaagcaaataaagaagcttttaattgtagaggaagagcttgagcccaaagtagatgaattatccaagttttataattatttggtgatccaaattgaagtccaaaaggaggaagattgggccaccaaatcagcccttgaagtccaccaaaggggttcaaaatgagcttaaaagaggtccaaaagggggtgtttcaaagggagcccaattggagtccaaatcaatggcccaaactagtagttttaaggtccaaatctgccccaaagggatttgaccgcccccacctaattgtaatgacttttcttactcattagcaatcaccctacctaattgtaatgactttttatgccttagcaactaCCCtgcctaattttaaggactttttgtggcttagtactcctataaataaggagttcttctcattcattgagagacttcattattgattaagtatatcatactttgagagttcttttgaacctttgttacttgtgctttgagatttatctttcaacctttactagttcatagttcaagatagtaagattacttctctattgtgatatctttgattcctttgtggtattcttagaaggtgATTAATagtagttattaattgttgtctcaagttactcgtaaagcggtcaagatccgaatctattgttttgatttgcttttaagtaaaggcgtttgatttcttcaataaatcaagaccttgttgctttgatcttgtcaaggctatagaacttgcattcttggaagttcttggaattctttccttgaattttcccatatcctttattttctgccctttagttctagttgctcaattccttattgttattgtttccgcatttacttttcaaattcttactctagtttggattctcgACCTTGTcattatcaagtggtatcagagcggttctatcaaggtttcgttcttgataattctggggatttcttgaataataagagcgaaaaaaaaaagtttaaaaaaaaaaacaaaaaaaaaacgaaaataatttttttttaaaaaaaattgcttgctctctaggaactttcttttgtatctaatttgtttccaaaaactatcaaaggaaacaagaagaggggatcccatATTTCAAAGATAAGATAAAAATTCAATTcttcttactctttctaatctaaatatataatcatttcctttttgttcatgtcttgtttcaaccgagtctaatagttctaggatttggttcttctttcatttgttccccaaaaatctatattttactactaagaactttatacgagttgggtttaactataaatctacaaagtatttcgttcaaaggttatttcgagagagggaaaaaaggcaaagtgtgtgtgaaaacaattgaggaaaaattcaattttctgatacagtttaattatttaagatgtcacatacaggtagtgatgatgaacgaagggttcttcaagaagccgaaatcaaagcaagaaatgattttaccttgcaagctatgcatcaacaattcgaaaggtggaatttgcaaatccaagagatgagggacaccattgctgagcaaaatgatacaatagcttaacttagaagggaaaataatgttaggccccaagctaggagaaatgtaccccttgctcccattgtaaatcaagaaaacccaatagatgattttaatgatatcgatTTTGATAGGATGGGAAGAGATAGGAGGGGACAAAGAGgtagagtagaagatgataatataagcagtataaagatgaagatgccatctttcaagggaacaagggatccagacttgtaccttgattgggagagaaaGGTTGAAGCCATATTTAACTGTCACAACTACTCTgagggtaagaaggttaaacttgctattgttgagttttctgactaTGCTGCTATTTGGTGAAAAAAGCTTACTAGGGATAGAttgcaagaaggacaagcaccaattactacttgggctgagatgaagagggtgatgagaaagagattcataccatcacactttcaaagagagctacaacaacgccttcaaacattgaagcaagggtccatgtctgtggatgagtactttaaggctatggatatggctatgatccaagctaattgtatggaggaagaagaggctacaatggctaggttttttaatggtttaaataaggaaatagcTGATGTAATAGAATTAaaacaatatgtaacaatagatgagttagttgatttgtctgtaaaggaagaaaatcaaaataaaagaaagcaaactaGCTCATGGAAAGATCAGTCAAACACCATCTCCAAGAAGCCATGGTCGAATCAAGAGATGAAGAGTTCTTCTAGACCTCAAGAAGACAAGGATAAAGATAAATTTGAGAACAAAGAGGGAGGTAAAACCTTTAACCCTAAACCTTTTACACCTTCTAGTACTATTCAGTGtcataaatgtaaaggaaggggacatatgatgcataaatgtccaagtagaagaaacatcattcttagagaagatggaggatatgagagtgaaaaaagtgagggagaagaagagggagatgtgagtaatgatgatgatatagaactacctaatgatggcatgattggggtagttaggaggattatgactatcaatttgggaagcaatagtgaagaacaaagggagaatatattccatactaggtgtgggataaaggggaaaacttgttctatgatcattgatagtggtagttgtgctaatgtggtgAGTTCATACTTTGTGAAAAAatgggacttgcatgcatgaaacaccctactccctatagactccaatggttaaatgatagtggtgaactaaaggtaaacaaacaatgcatgatttcattcaatgttggtagatatgaggatgatattctttgtgacatagtccctatgcaagcttgtcatatcttactgggtcgtccttggcagtatgataggaatgtttttcatgatggaaggaagaatagatattctcttgagctaaatggcaggaaatttactcttgcacctttatctccttctcaagtgtttgaagatcaaaagagattaagggaaacaatggaaaaaccaaggggagggataaaaagtgagcttgaggaaaaagaaaagaaaggaggccaagagttggaaaaaaagagagatggccgagagaaagagagagagagagggcaacaatttgagagaagagataaaaaggggcttgaataaaaaaatagaaagtcgTGGTGAGAGGATAAAGGctaaggaaataaaaaaaaagagagtttttatataaaagccaaagagtgtttaaatgcaagaaaagaggggttgcccataatactacttacttacaaagaagttttgattaattctgagttactaacttcttctttgccaagtagtatttcttctcttttgcaggattttgaagatgtctttcctgaagatattcctaatggattgccacctttacgtggcattgagcatcaaattgatttcgtgcctggatcacaaatcccaaataggcctgcttataggagtaatccagaagagacaaaagagcttcaaaggcaagttgaggagctgcttgagaaaggctttgtgagagagagcatgagcccttgctctgttcccgtcctattggtacccaaaaaggatggaacttggaggatgtgcgtggattgtagagcaatcaacaagataacggtaaagtatcgccatcatattcctcgtcttgatgacatgttggatcaattatatggatccaaaatcttttctaaaatttatctaaaaagtggttaccatcagattcgaatgaatcctggagatgaatgaaaaactgcttttaagaccaaatatgggctttatgagtggttagttatgccttttggcttgactaatgcacctagcactttcatgagattaatgaatcatatctttaaggattttcatggaaaatttattgtggtgtacttcgatgatatcttgatattttctaacactttagaagagcatgtagaacacctaaaacaagtttttgaagttcttagaaagcaactcttatttgctaatcttaaaaagtgtactttttgtgtggatcgtgtgattttcttgggttttgtggttagttctaaaggagttgaggttgatgaagagaaaattaaagcaataaaagaatggccaaaacctaagagtgtaactgaagttaggagttttcatagacttgctagtttttataggaggtttgtgagagactttagTACCATTGCTTTtcctttaactgaagttattaaaaaggataagatttttacatgggaaaaagaacaagatgatgcttttaacttgttgaaagaaaagttatgttctgctccattgttacaattgcctgatttttctaaatcttttgaaattgaatgtgatgcttctggcaaaggaataggtgttgttttgatgcaagattctaaacctattgcttactttagtgagaagttgagtggagccacattgaactattccacttatgacaaagagctatatgctttggtaagggctttagccatatggcaacattacttgtggccaagagagtttgtcattaaaactgaccatgaatccttgaaatacttgaagagtcaaggtaagcttagtagaaggcatgctaagtgggttgaattcattgaaacttttccttatgtaatttcttacaaacaagggaaagagaatgttgttgcggatgcactttcaagaaggtatgtcttagtttctaccctgacttctaaattgatgggttttgatcaaatcaagggactttatgctattgatgttgattttggcaagatttttgcagattgtaagttgggtccttttgagaggtttaacctccaagatgggtttctctttaaggaaaataagttgtgtatccctaattgctctttacgtgaagtatttgtaagggaagcacattgtggagggcttatgggtcactttggagtcccaaagatgctagacatacttgctgaaaatttcttttggcctggaatgagaaaaaatgttgaaagaatgtgtgcacagtgtttggaatgtaaacaagctaaatctaaagtgttaccACATGGTCTTTACACGCCACTACCTGTTCCTACTTCACCTTGGATTAATATTTCTATAGATTTTGTGTTAGGtttgcctagaacaaggtatggtaaggatagtatatatgttgtggtagataggttctTCAAAATGGCTcattttattccttgtttaaagactaatgatgcttcacatgttgctgatctttttgtaaaagaagttgtcaaattgcatggtatacctagaactattgttagtgatagggatgctaagttttTGAGTCAC
This region of Nicotiana tomentosiformis chromosome 4, ASM39032v3, whole genome shotgun sequence genomic DNA includes:
- the LOC138909784 gene encoding uncharacterized protein, which produces MAPKKRARIGQEANATPGVVVDPLLDNVGEDNPPTITLPDSSTPGQTTTVPTPAEGATIPPADIPVPPLAPAPGPGISDGDLRGAIQLLTQLVASQAQRSNVTSTLFSLQKDSSRSRVNRFLQLDPPVFTGTDPGADPQDFIDKMHKTLRVMRATEAEEGSINVWEYHMEFVRLWKYAVHMMPTMEARVCRFVQGLSLLVINKATTAALNSDMNYGRIVAFAQAREAQKLKLRMERESSSRARSAGNLGDSFGGGRSTFRGGSIIRAIPVLCSVFS